A single region of the Streptomyces sp. NBC_00236 genome encodes:
- a CDS encoding ATP-grasp domain-containing protein, translating to MSTVLIIEPRSSGLELVTRAHELGHTALVLTAGLGPGSAPAKADRVITADTSDQAAVLDLIRTLHAETPLDAVLPGFEHFVSLAAHAAAALGLPGIDPAGVEFLRHKHRMRRAVDAAGLDQPRYRIVSGARSAAAAYAELGPVCVVKPVDQSGSLDVRRAGTGAETVAAFRRALRSGRADGSRGGLGLVLVEEYVEGPEYSVEGYVEDGQVHILGITEKILGAEPHFVEVGHIVPAQLRTTAAREIRTYIARVLDAVALGIGPFHAELRMSARGPLLMEVAARLPGDRIPDLLRLACGHDLYEIMLRCYLGLPNPEPAVSRTGARAGIRYFLRPGLDTYREFRVDPVIESDPRVREIGVLLPPGSALPDPGSSAGRLGYVLAAGASYRETASVLRRAERAVTFS from the coding sequence ATGAGCACCGTTCTGATCATCGAGCCCCGCTCCTCCGGACTGGAACTGGTCACCCGCGCCCATGAACTCGGGCACACCGCCCTCGTACTGACCGCCGGCCTCGGGCCGGGCAGCGCCCCGGCGAAGGCCGACCGGGTGATCACCGCCGACACCTCCGACCAGGCCGCCGTACTCGACCTCATCCGTACCCTGCACGCCGAGACGCCGCTGGACGCCGTCCTGCCCGGCTTCGAGCACTTCGTCTCGCTCGCCGCCCACGCCGCCGCCGCGCTCGGCCTGCCCGGCATCGACCCGGCGGGAGTGGAGTTCCTGCGCCACAAGCACCGGATGCGCCGGGCCGTGGACGCGGCGGGCCTCGACCAGCCCCGGTACCGGATCGTCTCCGGCGCACGGTCGGCCGCCGCCGCCTACGCGGAACTCGGACCGGTGTGCGTGGTCAAGCCGGTCGACCAGTCGGGAAGCCTCGACGTCCGCAGGGCCGGCACCGGGGCGGAGACCGTGGCCGCGTTCCGCAGGGCGCTGCGCTCCGGCCGGGCCGACGGCTCGCGCGGCGGTCTCGGACTGGTGCTGGTCGAGGAGTACGTCGAGGGGCCCGAGTACAGCGTCGAGGGGTACGTCGAGGACGGCCAGGTGCACATCCTCGGCATCACCGAGAAGATCCTGGGGGCCGAACCGCACTTCGTCGAGGTCGGGCACATCGTGCCCGCCCAGCTGAGGACGACGGCGGCCCGGGAGATCAGGACCTACATCGCCCGCGTGCTGGACGCCGTCGCCCTGGGCATCGGGCCCTTCCACGCCGAACTGCGGATGTCCGCGCGCGGCCCGCTGCTGATGGAGGTCGCGGCCCGGCTGCCCGGCGACCGCATCCCCGACCTGCTGCGCCTGGCCTGCGGCCACGATCTGTACGAGATCATGCTGCGCTGCTACCTGGGCCTGCCCAACCCCGAACCGGCCGTGTCCCGTACCGGCGCCCGGGCCGGCATCCGCTACTTCCTGCGTCCCGGCCTCGACACCTACCGCGAGTTCCGCGTCGACCCGGTGATCGAGTCCGATCCGCGGGTGCGCGAGATAGGTGTCCTCCTGCCGCCGGGCAGCGCCCTGCCGGATCCCGGCAGCTCGGCGGGCCGGCTCGGTTACGTGCTCGCCGCGGGCGCCTCGTACCGGGAGACGGCGAGCGTGCTGCGACGCGCCGAACGTGCCGTGACCTTCAGCTGA
- a CDS encoding ATP-grasp domain-containing protein, with product MNRHVLIINRWTNSFAEYHRYLDHTADRVAYLTTAAGRPPLDEELAEDIRVLSDLSDTAEVLAQTTQLVEQYGPFTHVLALSEFDLEPAGEIRRHFGIPGRGPEEVAAVRDKVVMKGLVAAAGLRVPAFAETPTAGLVREFAARHGYPFVLKPRAGADSQGVHVVRSEAQLDTLLSVAGLADAQCEEFIDGALYQIDGVVQGGRLLTSRAWRCGGSCLDFATGTAFSSVANDDRDFEQRVTDFAERVCAALDLTDDVFHLEVFRAPRPSGDGDDLVFLEIGARAGGGQVRVIWEEVYGVDLVAASARVQLGDDVTIAPMDLDGPVAGYLMMPEPPVRPAVVDAVTSLVGQVPALCSETLPPPGTVLSGNGGAVHTAGTFRYRAERSEQVEEAIRQTLAAYRLDWHPQGEQPADARGPASREAVHVVG from the coding sequence ATGAACCGCCATGTCCTCATCATCAACCGCTGGACCAACTCCTTTGCCGAGTACCACCGTTACCTCGACCACACCGCCGATCGCGTCGCCTATCTGACCACTGCGGCGGGCCGTCCGCCGCTCGACGAGGAGCTGGCCGAGGACATCCGTGTGCTCTCCGATCTCTCCGACACCGCCGAGGTCCTGGCACAGACCACTCAACTCGTCGAGCAGTACGGCCCGTTCACGCATGTCCTCGCGCTCTCCGAGTTCGACCTGGAGCCCGCGGGCGAGATCCGCCGGCACTTCGGCATCCCCGGCCGCGGCCCCGAGGAGGTCGCCGCCGTCCGGGACAAGGTCGTGATGAAGGGCCTGGTCGCGGCGGCCGGCCTGCGGGTGCCCGCCTTCGCGGAGACGCCCACGGCCGGTCTGGTGCGGGAGTTCGCCGCACGGCACGGCTATCCGTTCGTCCTCAAGCCGCGCGCGGGCGCCGACAGCCAGGGCGTGCACGTGGTGCGCTCCGAGGCACAGCTGGACACCCTGCTGAGCGTTGCCGGGCTCGCCGACGCCCAGTGCGAGGAGTTCATCGACGGGGCGCTCTACCAGATCGACGGGGTGGTGCAGGGCGGCAGGCTGCTCACCTCACGCGCCTGGCGCTGCGGCGGCAGCTGCCTCGACTTCGCCACCGGCACGGCCTTCAGCTCGGTCGCCAACGACGACCGGGACTTCGAGCAGCGGGTGACCGACTTCGCCGAGCGCGTCTGCGCCGCCCTGGACCTCACCGACGACGTCTTCCACCTGGAGGTCTTCCGTGCCCCGCGGCCCTCGGGCGACGGCGACGACCTGGTGTTCCTGGAGATCGGGGCACGGGCCGGCGGCGGTCAGGTCCGGGTCATCTGGGAGGAGGTCTACGGGGTCGATCTGGTCGCCGCCTCCGCACGGGTGCAGCTCGGCGACGACGTGACGATCGCGCCGATGGACCTGGACGGTCCGGTCGCCGGGTATCTGATGATGCCCGAGCCTCCCGTACGCCCCGCCGTCGTGGACGCGGTGACCTCGCTGGTGGGCCAGGTGCCCGCGCTCTGCTCGGAGACCCTGCCGCCGCCCGGCACCGTGCTCAGCGGCAACGGCGGCGCCGTCCACACCGCCGGCACGTTCCGCTACCGGGCGGAGCGCTCGGAGCAGGTCGAGGAGGCCATCCGGCAGACGCTCGCCGCCTACCGGCTCGACTGGCACCCGCAGGGCGAGCAGCCGGCCGACGCCCGGGGCCCGGCAAGCCGGGAGGCCGTCCATGTCGTCGGCTGA
- a CDS encoding MFS transporter, which produces MSSAELLDRAGPPAPEPPPRGLWHHRDFRRLWAGQTVSLLGSRVTELALPVTAIVLLDASPAQLGLLNSAQYLPVLCVTLFAGVLADRVRRRPLLITANLGRAAILTAVPLLAWLGGLGIWALCAVAFATGVLTALFDVAYQAYVPSLVAKEQLVEGNSKLQASRSVAETAGQGLGGTLIQVLTAPVAILVDCLGYLFGAAMLLRIRTPETRPVRAAGGRSSVRKDIAAGLRMTLNSRLLRVIMLHASLYNLLWDVVLVVFPLYALRVLHLGPAGLGMVIAVGSIGAFGGALSAGRLGKRLGVGRAMVSGMAVASSATLLLPLAAGAGTGAGYALLGISYVLNGFGIAIFNIHSITLRQATVPPELIGRVSATFRFLTWAVIPVGGLLGGLLASAAGPRTALALTAGGLTAAAVVFLCSRTAVRS; this is translated from the coding sequence ATGTCGTCGGCTGAGCTCCTCGACCGGGCCGGACCCCCGGCCCCAGAACCGCCGCCCCGCGGACTCTGGCACCACCGGGACTTCCGCAGGCTGTGGGCCGGACAGACGGTCTCCCTGCTCGGCTCCCGGGTCACCGAACTGGCCCTGCCGGTCACCGCGATCGTGCTGCTCGACGCGAGCCCGGCCCAGCTGGGACTGCTGAACAGCGCCCAGTACCTGCCGGTGCTGTGCGTGACCCTGTTCGCCGGGGTGCTGGCCGACCGGGTGCGCCGCCGTCCGCTCCTGATCACCGCCAACCTCGGGCGGGCCGCGATCCTCACCGCGGTGCCGCTGCTCGCCTGGCTGGGCGGGCTCGGCATCTGGGCCCTGTGTGCCGTGGCGTTCGCGACCGGGGTGCTCACCGCCCTGTTCGACGTGGCGTACCAGGCCTATGTGCCGTCCCTGGTGGCCAAGGAGCAGCTGGTCGAGGGCAACAGCAAGCTCCAGGCCAGCCGTTCGGTCGCGGAGACCGCCGGGCAGGGACTCGGCGGGACACTGATCCAGGTGCTCACCGCGCCCGTCGCCATCCTGGTCGACTGCCTGGGCTATCTCTTCGGCGCGGCCATGCTGCTGCGGATCCGCACCCCGGAGACCCGGCCGGTCCGCGCGGCCGGTGGCCGGTCCTCGGTGCGCAAGGACATCGCCGCGGGGCTGCGCATGACGCTGAACAGCCGGCTGCTGCGCGTGATCATGCTGCACGCCTCCTTGTACAACCTGCTCTGGGACGTCGTCCTGGTCGTCTTCCCGCTCTACGCCCTCCGCGTCCTGCACCTCGGCCCGGCCGGCCTCGGCATGGTCATCGCGGTCGGCAGTATCGGCGCGTTCGGCGGCGCACTGTCCGCGGGCCGGCTGGGGAAGCGGCTCGGGGTGGGCCGCGCGATGGTGTCCGGCATGGCGGTCGCCTCCTCGGCGACCCTGCTGCTGCCGCTGGCGGCCGGTGCCGGCACCGGGGCCGGATACGCGCTCCTCGGCATCAGCTACGTCCTCAACGGCTTCGGCATCGCGATCTTCAACATCCACTCGATCACGCTGCGCCAGGCCACCGTGCCCCCCGAACTCATCGGCCGGGTCAGCGCCACCTTCCGGTTCCTCACCTGGGCGGTGATCCCGGTGGGCGGGCTGCTCGGCGGGCTGCTCGCGTCCGCGGCCGGTCCGCGGACCGCACTGGCCCTGACGGCGGGCGGGCTGACCGCGGCGGCGGTGGTCTTCCTGTGCTCCCGTACCGCCGTCCGCTCGTAG
- a CDS encoding phosphoribosylanthranilate isomerase, with the protein MYVKVCGLSRPQDVAAAVEAGADAIGFVLTPSPRQVAPADVRALAALVPEGTATVAVFRGEPLDEVRRAAAEAGVDTVQLHGAEPPEAFAALRADGFRLIRATSPEGGAPLETGAYGEDLLIIDSPRPGSGERWDPAALGVSPTGPWLLAGGLAPDNVAGAVAGLRPWGVDVSSGVERTRGVKDPELIRQFVAAAKKAAA; encoded by the coding sequence ATGTACGTCAAGGTATGCGGTCTGAGCCGCCCGCAGGACGTGGCGGCCGCCGTCGAGGCCGGGGCCGACGCGATCGGCTTCGTCCTCACGCCGAGCCCTCGCCAGGTCGCCCCCGCCGACGTCCGCGCGCTGGCCGCGCTGGTGCCGGAGGGAACCGCCACGGTCGCCGTGTTCCGCGGGGAGCCGCTCGACGAGGTGCGCCGGGCCGCCGCCGAGGCGGGCGTCGACACCGTGCAGCTGCACGGGGCGGAGCCCCCCGAGGCGTTCGCCGCGCTGCGCGCCGACGGGTTCCGGCTGATCCGGGCCACCTCGCCGGAGGGCGGGGCACCGCTGGAGACCGGTGCGTACGGCGAGGACCTGCTGATCATCGACTCACCCCGGCCCGGTTCCGGGGAACGCTGGGACCCGGCCGCGCTCGGCGTCTCCCCCACCGGCCCGTGGCTCCTCGCCGGCGGTCTCGCCCCGGACAACGTCGCCGGGGCCGTCGCCGGCCTGCGGCCCTGGGGAGTGGACGTCTCCAGCGGCGTCGAGCGCACCCGCGGAGTCAAGGACCCGGAGCTGATCAGGCAGTTCGTGGCCGCGGCCAAAAAGGCGGCGGCATGA
- a CDS encoding phenylacetate--CoA ligase family protein codes for MWLPTSGKHRDFIERYLTLHDRYTAGELGEEEWRTWAQRQLRAVVALAQEGSPFYARHLAGVPAGRLTLDDVRSLPFTTKDHLRTAMSDVLSRDLDEACFFYETTGTTGPATPCPRDPREVIASNAHVTESWRNIFTDVFGDRAPRVGVMGPTEVHSLGDTLGDVARNVGSAVAKIWPYSPVIGFPKALQLMRDLALDVVFCTPNVALSLARAAREQGLDPRRDFAVKVFLVTGEMCTPDLARQIDQAWGARTYNALYGSQETLVIASACAHGRLHLARPNYIAELVDPDTGAALGDRGTGELVVTMLIDGIKPLIRYRTGDLVELSDNVCGCGIRGPVMRVVGRTRDRIVLGGHSFQAWQIEQAVLRRIDHSYGYQVVIDRAEDGEDLITVRLDLPDGRVQGPGPVRSSSAGEGAVSGAVGSKAEEGVMAEPSRLTTTPEAAVPDAVTPRGNSVQGLEAAHAARVADALGVRCRVELPSELDPVTTTGAFVSWKAARIHDRRAPIDHETAAARRLAGARGHRA; via the coding sequence ATGTGGCTGCCCACATCCGGGAAGCACCGCGACTTCATCGAGCGCTATCTGACGCTGCACGACCGGTACACCGCGGGTGAACTCGGCGAGGAGGAGTGGCGTACCTGGGCGCAGCGGCAGCTGCGCGCGGTCGTCGCGCTCGCGCAGGAGGGCTCGCCCTTCTACGCACGGCACCTGGCCGGCGTGCCGGCCGGCCGGCTCACCCTCGACGACGTGCGCTCGCTGCCCTTCACCACGAAGGACCACCTGCGCACGGCCATGTCCGACGTCCTGAGCCGCGATCTCGACGAGGCCTGCTTCTTCTACGAGACCACCGGCACCACCGGACCGGCCACGCCCTGTCCCCGTGACCCGCGCGAGGTGATCGCCTCCAACGCCCATGTGACGGAGAGCTGGCGGAACATCTTCACGGACGTCTTCGGCGACCGGGCCCCGCGCGTCGGCGTGATGGGTCCCACCGAGGTGCACTCGCTCGGCGACACCCTGGGTGACGTGGCCCGTAACGTGGGTTCGGCCGTCGCCAAGATCTGGCCGTACTCCCCCGTCATCGGCTTCCCCAAGGCCCTTCAGCTGATGCGGGACCTGGCCCTGGACGTCGTGTTCTGCACACCGAACGTGGCGCTCTCGCTGGCGCGGGCCGCCCGTGAGCAGGGGCTCGACCCGCGCCGCGACTTCGCCGTGAAGGTCTTCCTGGTCACCGGGGAGATGTGCACCCCCGACCTGGCCCGCCAGATCGACCAGGCCTGGGGCGCGCGGACGTACAACGCGCTCTACGGCTCCCAGGAGACCCTGGTCATCGCCTCGGCCTGCGCACACGGCCGGCTCCACCTGGCCCGGCCCAACTACATCGCCGAGCTCGTCGATCCGGACACCGGCGCCGCACTCGGCGACCGGGGTACCGGGGAGCTCGTCGTCACCATGCTGATCGACGGCATCAAGCCGCTGATCCGCTACCGGACCGGCGACCTGGTCGAGCTCTCCGACAACGTGTGCGGCTGCGGCATCCGGGGCCCCGTCATGCGGGTCGTCGGCCGCACCCGCGACCGGATCGTGCTCGGCGGTCACAGCTTCCAGGCCTGGCAGATCGAGCAGGCCGTCCTGCGCCGGATCGACCACAGCTACGGCTACCAGGTCGTCATCGACCGGGCCGAGGACGGCGAGGACCTGATCACCGTCCGGCTCGACCTGCCCGACGGGCGCGTGCAGGGGCCAGGTCCTGTACGGAGTTCCAGCGCGGGAGAAGGAGCGGTGTCCGGTGCCGTCGGATCCAAGGCGGAGGAGGGAGTGATGGCGGAGCCCTCGCGACTGACGACAACGCCGGAGGCGGCGGTGCCGGACGCCGTGACGCCGCGGGGGAACTCCGTACAGGGCCTGGAGGCCGCCCACGCGGCACGGGTCGCCGACGCGCTCGGGGTGCGCTGCCGGGTGGAGCTGCCGAGCGAACTGGACCCGGTCACCACGACCGGCGCCTTCGTCAGCTGGAAGGCGGCGCGCATCCACGACCGGCGTGCGCCCATCGACCACGAGACGGCAGCCGCCCGCCGGCTCGCCGGGGCCCGGGGGCACCGCGCATGA
- a CDS encoding amidohydrolase family protein: MTTDRRLLLHDVTVQEGLGRASLPARSVLVSGERIEAVLPAAEAPAEGDFVRWDLAGATVLPGMTLGHTHIAYVNVTTGRETLFKYRVPEVALHAARHAADLLSCGYTAFVGAGSVAGIDMALKNAIEAGVIAGPRITPCSRDLMVSGPPGRRSPELKERMPRELMPVVDVLGDLVKYTEEEIDEGAEIIKVFSSGDDTFPNARSEELLFTREELSLVVETAHRRGARVRAHSRGLAGIRNALAAGVDVIDHATYADDRALDEIAGRGVFVVPSLFQPDRLLALGERFGKAPDYLESLDFRDEIENTLRFLPTAEGRGMKIVPGDDFGFAWTPHGTYADELVMYVERAGIAPETVIKWACANGAELAGRGADAGVVAAGRLADLVVWDRDPAADLTVLQDKGALRSVLVGGRHAAGPVAPPAS; encoded by the coding sequence GTGACCACTGACCGCCGACTGCTGCTGCACGACGTCACCGTCCAGGAGGGGCTGGGCCGCGCCTCGCTGCCCGCCCGCTCCGTGCTGGTGTCGGGCGAGCGCATCGAGGCCGTGCTGCCGGCCGCGGAGGCTCCCGCCGAAGGCGACTTCGTCCGCTGGGACCTGGCCGGGGCCACCGTGCTCCCCGGCATGACGCTGGGCCACACCCACATCGCGTACGTCAATGTCACCACCGGCCGCGAGACGCTGTTCAAGTACCGGGTGCCCGAGGTCGCGCTGCATGCCGCCCGGCACGCGGCGGACCTGCTGAGCTGCGGTTACACGGCGTTCGTCGGGGCCGGATCGGTCGCCGGGATCGACATGGCGCTGAAGAACGCCATCGAGGCCGGCGTGATCGCGGGCCCGCGCATCACCCCGTGCAGCCGCGACCTGATGGTGTCGGGCCCGCCGGGACGGCGTTCGCCCGAGCTCAAGGAGCGGATGCCGCGCGAGCTGATGCCGGTCGTGGACGTCCTGGGCGATCTGGTGAAGTACACCGAGGAGGAGATCGACGAGGGCGCCGAGATCATCAAGGTGTTCTCCTCCGGGGACGACACGTTCCCTAACGCCCGTTCCGAGGAACTCCTCTTCACCCGTGAGGAGTTGTCACTCGTCGTCGAGACCGCGCACCGGCGCGGCGCCCGGGTGCGGGCCCACTCCCGGGGCCTGGCCGGCATCCGCAACGCGCTGGCCGCCGGGGTCGACGTCATCGACCACGCCACGTACGCGGACGACCGGGCGCTCGACGAGATCGCCGGGCGGGGCGTGTTCGTGGTGCCGAGCCTGTTCCAGCCGGACCGGCTGCTGGCGCTCGGGGAGCGGTTCGGCAAGGCTCCCGACTATCTGGAGTCGCTGGACTTCCGGGACGAGATCGAGAACACCCTGCGCTTCCTCCCGACGGCCGAGGGCCGCGGCATGAAGATCGTGCCGGGTGACGACTTCGGCTTCGCCTGGACCCCGCACGGTACGTACGCGGACGAGCTGGTGATGTACGTGGAGCGGGCCGGGATCGCGCCCGAGACGGTCATCAAGTGGGCCTGCGCCAACGGGGCCGAGCTCGCCGGACGCGGTGCGGACGCCGGGGTGGTGGCGGCGGGCCGCCTCGCCGACCTGGTGGTGTGGGACCGCGACCCGGCGGCGGACCTGACGGTGCTCCAGGACAAGGGGGCGCTGCGGTCGGTGCTGGTCGGCGGGCGCCACGCGGCGGGCCCGGTGGCACCGCCCGCATCCTGA
- a CDS encoding flavodoxin family protein: protein MVDHGPWASIAALNGSERPDGLTGRVLRMLAAQAAEHGVHLDVIPLAEYDITPCGPCGDCNVRPLPCALDDDVPALVDRLVRADGVLYAAPVHGFGLAGVMQNFIERAGVGHLRFDRPLANKVAGVVVTGRRYSHDRVYGQLIDNVLLNRMIVPGSGFPAFVHDQFAPGEDQEGLAAARGLMDRMIDLMRILLLPHGGRGDTARLLSLPRNERAGLLSPAG, encoded by the coding sequence ATGGTCGACCACGGTCCCTGGGCGTCGATAGCCGCCCTGAACGGCTCCGAACGGCCCGACGGACTCACCGGAAGGGTGCTGCGCATGCTGGCGGCCCAGGCCGCCGAGCACGGGGTGCACCTCGATGTGATCCCGCTCGCCGAGTACGACATCACGCCCTGCGGGCCGTGCGGCGACTGCAATGTGCGCCCGCTGCCGTGCGCCCTGGACGACGACGTGCCGGCCCTGGTGGACCGCCTCGTGCGGGCCGACGGGGTGCTGTACGCGGCGCCGGTGCACGGCTTCGGTCTTGCGGGCGTCATGCAGAACTTCATCGAGCGGGCCGGGGTCGGCCATCTGCGCTTCGACCGCCCGCTCGCCAACAAGGTGGCCGGCGTCGTGGTCACCGGCCGCCGCTACAGCCACGACCGGGTCTACGGGCAGCTCATCGACAACGTCCTGCTCAACCGGATGATCGTGCCGGGCAGCGGCTTCCCCGCCTTCGTGCACGACCAGTTCGCCCCGGGCGAGGACCAGGAGGGCCTGGCCGCCGCACGCGGACTGATGGACCGGATGATCGACCTGATGCGGATCCTGCTCCTGCCGCACGGCGGTCGCGGCGACACCGCCCGGCTGCTGTCGCTGCCCCGCAACGAAAGGGCCGGGCTGCTCAGCCCCGCAGGGTGA
- a CDS encoding anthranilate synthase component II: MRILLVDARDSFVHIIDHYLREQGARTDVVTALTHSPAELDARRPDAVVLGPGPGHPADSGHPELVRHFAGRVPLLGICLGHQAIGLAYGGRIERAARTVHGKTSRLDHDGSGILTGLADGTEVTRYHSLAVADPLPAELLVTARAREDGCVMGLRHRRLAVEGVQFHPESITTQTGSAFIANFLEGIQPWSTTVPGRR, encoded by the coding sequence ATGAGGATCCTGCTCGTCGACGCACGCGACAGCTTCGTCCACATCATCGACCACTACCTGCGCGAGCAGGGCGCCCGCACGGACGTCGTCACCGCGCTCACGCACTCCCCGGCCGAGCTGGACGCCCGCCGCCCCGACGCGGTGGTCCTCGGCCCCGGCCCCGGGCACCCGGCCGACTCCGGCCACCCGGAACTCGTACGCCACTTCGCCGGACGGGTACCGCTCCTCGGCATCTGCCTGGGCCACCAGGCCATCGGGCTCGCCTACGGCGGCCGGATCGAACGGGCGGCGCGCACCGTGCACGGCAAGACCAGCCGCCTCGACCACGACGGCTCCGGGATCCTCACCGGACTCGCCGACGGCACCGAGGTCACCCGCTACCACTCACTGGCCGTCGCCGACCCGCTGCCCGCCGAACTCCTGGTGACCGCACGGGCCCGCGAGGACGGCTGCGTGATGGGGCTGCGCCATCGCCGGCTGGCCGTCGAGGGCGTGCAGTTCCACCCCGAAAGCATCACCACACAGACCGGATCCGCGTTCATCGCCAACTTCCTCGAAGGGATACAGCCATGGTCGACCACGGTCCCTGGGCGTCGATAG
- a CDS encoding anthranilate synthase component I family protein, producing MTMTAVEPAAAPPGAVAEPLRVTVARTPLPPHPPLALGAELRRLLGEDQVFLFESLAGPDEDCRFAAVGAEPLARITVRDGRIGLDGVPEVVERLRPLTDRARQDVRHLLEAVNGAFAVETDVPLDTYAFGFLAVLGYEAAWHLEQLPPLAPGHDPEITLTLFRYVVTYNLATGESHQLLSDAPEFGGPGILGADLSALVATLPPEPATDPVPPAPPAYSVRRTVRRDEFTDRVRRCLEHIRAGDVYQIQIGHRIEVRTPLPAIDAYRRLRRSNPSPYMYLVPWAGRTLVGASPELLLRIEGRTLAMRPIAGTTARAADPAEDARRVAALHADEKERAEHIMLVDLCRNDVARVSVPGTLAAERMMAVEHFAQVHHLVSTVRGELADGADVWSALRATFPAGTMTGAPKVRAMELIQEIEGRPRGAYAGALGLIDVRGHAATLALCIRTAVHDPDTGTYALQASAGVVADSSADGEWRETLIKMSAVYAALTGEVLTA from the coding sequence ATGACCATGACCGCCGTCGAGCCCGCCGCAGCACCACCCGGGGCGGTCGCCGAACCCCTGCGGGTGACCGTGGCGCGCACCCCGTTGCCGCCGCACCCCCCGCTCGCCCTGGGCGCCGAGCTGCGCCGGCTGCTCGGTGAGGACCAGGTGTTCCTCTTCGAGAGCCTGGCCGGCCCCGACGAGGACTGCCGTTTCGCCGCGGTCGGCGCCGAGCCACTGGCCCGGATCACCGTGCGGGACGGACGGATCGGCCTGGACGGCGTCCCGGAGGTCGTGGAGCGGCTGCGTCCGCTCACCGACCGCGCCCGCCAAGACGTCCGGCACCTGCTGGAGGCCGTGAACGGGGCCTTCGCCGTGGAGACCGACGTACCGCTGGACACCTACGCCTTCGGGTTCCTGGCCGTGCTCGGCTACGAGGCCGCCTGGCACCTGGAGCAGCTGCCGCCGCTTGCCCCCGGCCACGACCCGGAGATCACCCTCACCCTCTTCCGGTACGTCGTCACCTACAACCTGGCGACCGGTGAGAGCCACCAACTTCTTTCGGACGCACCCGAGTTCGGGGGCCCCGGCATTCTGGGTGCCGATCTCTCCGCGCTCGTGGCCACCCTGCCGCCCGAGCCGGCGACGGACCCCGTGCCGCCCGCCCCGCCGGCGTACAGCGTGCGCCGCACCGTCCGACGGGACGAGTTCACCGACCGGGTGCGCCGCTGCCTGGAGCACATCAGGGCGGGCGACGTCTACCAGATCCAGATCGGCCACCGCATCGAGGTGAGGACCCCGCTGCCGGCCATCGACGCCTACCGCCGGCTGCGCCGGAGCAACCCGTCGCCGTACATGTACCTGGTGCCGTGGGCGGGCCGCACCCTCGTCGGGGCCAGTCCCGAACTGCTGCTGCGGATCGAGGGCCGGACCCTGGCGATGCGGCCCATCGCCGGCACGACCGCCCGGGCCGCCGACCCCGCCGAGGACGCCCGCCGGGTCGCCGCGCTGCACGCCGACGAGAAGGAACGCGCCGAGCACATCATGCTCGTCGACCTGTGCCGCAACGACGTGGCCCGGGTGTCCGTGCCGGGCACTCTCGCCGCGGAGCGGATGATGGCCGTCGAGCACTTCGCCCAGGTCCACCACCTCGTCTCCACGGTCCGCGGTGAACTGGCCGACGGCGCCGACGTGTGGTCAGCCCTGCGCGCCACCTTCCCCGCGGGCACCATGACCGGGGCGCCCAAGGTCCGCGCCATGGAACTGATCCAGGAGATCGAGGGCCGGCCGCGCGGCGCCTACGCGGGCGCGCTGGGCCTGATCGACGTACGCGGGCACGCGGCGACCCTCGCCCTGTGCATCCGTACCGCCGTCCACGACCCCGACACCGGGACGTACGCGCTGCAGGCGTCCGCCGGCGTCGTTGCCGACTCCTCGGCCGACGGCGAATGGCGCGAGACCCTGATCAAGATGAGCGCGGTGTACGCCGCCCTGACGGGCGAGGTGCTGACGGCATGA
- a CDS encoding phenylalanine--tRNA ligase beta subunit-related protein, producing MTTPTFRKVAVTPEARALVPGVQVLTLEAQIPAAGPAPADDVWAEAHAQWTGASRAEVRAAPNVAAYRELSRLIGSHPDKRPPSVQALIDRGLRAKPLGAWPRINPAVDAVNAVAVRDLVALGLFDRDMLEGEVALRLTDGTEEFIALGADGPVTLEAGGLVLADEKRVLSQFAHRDGVHQAVTAETRRVLLLACSVPGVDEDSCRDALLAAAALLGGTVR from the coding sequence ATGACGACCCCCACCTTCCGCAAGGTCGCCGTGACACCCGAGGCCCGCGCACTCGTGCCCGGCGTCCAGGTGCTGACCCTGGAGGCGCAGATCCCCGCCGCCGGCCCCGCACCGGCCGACGACGTCTGGGCCGAGGCGCACGCGCAGTGGACCGGGGCGAGCCGGGCCGAGGTGCGCGCGGCCCCGAACGTCGCCGCCTACCGGGAGTTGAGCCGCCTGATCGGCAGCCACCCCGACAAGCGGCCGCCCTCCGTGCAGGCGCTGATCGACCGGGGGCTGCGGGCCAAGCCGCTCGGCGCCTGGCCGAGGATCAACCCGGCCGTCGACGCCGTCAACGCGGTGGCGGTACGCGACCTCGTCGCGCTCGGCCTGTTCGACCGGGACATGCTGGAGGGTGAGGTCGCGCTCCGACTGACCGACGGCACCGAGGAGTTCATCGCACTCGGCGCGGACGGTCCGGTGACGCTGGAGGCGGGCGGTCTGGTGCTCGCCGACGAGAAGCGCGTGCTCTCGCAGTTCGCCCACCGCGACGGCGTGCACCAGGCGGTGACCGCGGAGACCCGCCGGGTGCTGCTGCTGGCCTGTTCGGTCCCCGGCGTCGACGAGGACTCCTGCCGGGACGCCCTGCTGGCTGCTGCCGCACTCCTGGGCGGAACGGTGCGGTAG